In the Funiculus sociatus GB2-C1 genome, ATCCCTTCAAGGTGTCAGATGCCCAGACAATGCTCAACTATATCAACCCAGAGGCAACGAAGCCCAATTTGGTTTCCCTGTTTACAAAAGTGGGTTGTGGGTTCTGCGCTCGTGCTAAGAAGATGCTCGATGAGCGTGGCATGGATTACGAAGAAATTGTCTTGAGTAAGAATATTAGCACTCGCTCTTTACGAGCTGTCACAGGTGCAACAACGGTTCCCCAAGTATTTATCGATGGCAAATTAATTGGTGACTCCGAAGCGCTAGAAGCTTACCTCAATGCTGTGTAAGTAGAATTCAAAGAGGCTTTCATTGAGAGCGATCGCGCAACAGCAGCCCAGGCCACATAAACTTGATTCTGGCTTGCGAGTTGCGCGATCGCTGCTTCATTAAGAGCAGTTAATAGTAATTTTATCTAAGTATGCAAACGTCTCACAACCAGCAAAGGCCTCTGGAAGTAGAATTAGTATTGCCTGTAAAAACTTACGACATTGACTTTGCAGGGATTGTTAGTAATATTGTCTATATCCGTTGGCTTGAAGACCTACGTCTAGAAATTCTTGATGCCTATCTTCCTCTACAAAAAATGCTTGAAGATGGGATTGCTCCAATACTCCTACAAACCCAAATTGAGTACAAACAGCCAATTACTATTTTTGATGTGCCAATAGGTCGGATGTGGATGAGTAAAATGAAGAAATTGAAGTGGACTGTCACCGCTGAAATAGTCGCTGGGAAGGTAGCAGCAATTGCTGAACAATCGGGCGGGTTTATTAATTT is a window encoding:
- a CDS encoding acyl-CoA thioesterase, coding for MQTSHNQQRPLEVELVLPVKTYDIDFAGIVSNIVYIRWLEDLRLEILDAYLPLQKMLEDGIAPILLQTQIEYKQPITIFDVPIGRMWMSKMKKLKWTVTAEIVAGKVAAIAEQSGGFINLSSRKPVLIPQQLYQAYLEQQ